The nucleotide window AACGACGTGCTGCTGCGCGTCCTGGAGGCGGCCCACACCGCCCCCAGCGTCGGCCACTCCCAGCCCTGGGACTTCGTCGTCATCCGCTCGGCCGAGACCCGCGAGAAGATGCACCAGCTCGCCATGCAGCAGCGCGAGGCGTACGCCAAGTCGCTGCCCAAGGCGCGCGCCAAGCAGTTCCGCGAGCTCAAGATCGAGGCGATCCTGGAGACGCCGGTCAACATCGTCGTCACCGCCGACTCCACCCGCGGCGGCCGGCACACCCTCGGCCGGCACACCCAGCCGCAGATGGCCCCGTACTCCTCCGCGCTCGCCGTCGAGAACCTCTGGCTCGCGGCCCGCGCCGAGGGCCTGGGCGTCGGCTGGGTCAGCTTCTTCGACGAGCGGGAGATGGTCCGCGAACTGGACCTGCCCGACCACCTGGAGGTCGTCGCCTATCTGTGCGTCGGCTATGTCGACGAGTTCCCGGAAGAGCCGGAGCTGCTGCAGGCCGGCTGGTCCAAGCGCCGTCCGCTGTCGTGGGTGGTCCACGAGGAGACGTACGGGCGCCGCGCGCTGCCCGGCGAGAGCCCGCACGACCTCCTCCAGGAGACCCTGCAGGGCATCCGCCCGCTGGACGCCAAGGCGCTCGGCGAGGCCTGGGAGCGGCAGAAGCGGATGACCAAGCCCGCCGGGGCGCTGGGCATGCTGGAGATCATCTCCGCGCAGCTGTGCGGACTGTCCCGCAAGTGCCCGCCGCCGATCCCGGAGCCGGCCGCCGTCGCGATCTTCGCCGGTGACCACGGTGTGCACGCCCAGGGCGTGACCCCCTGGCCCCAGGAGGTCACCGGCCAGATGGTCGCCAACTTCCTGGGCGGCGGCGCGGTCTGCAACGCCTTCGCCCACCAGGTCGGCGCCGAGGTCTGTGTCGTGGACGTCGGCGTGGCGAGCGAACTCCCCGCCACCCCCGGTCTGCTGCCGCGCAAGGTCCGCGCCGGCACCGCCGACTTCACGGCGGGCCCGGCGATGACCCAGGAGGACGTGCTCAAGGCGATCGAGGTCGGTATCGACACCGCCCGCGATCTCGTCGCGGCCGGCAACAAGGCACTGCTGACCGGCGAGATGGGCATCGCCAACACCACCACCTCCGCCGCGCTGATCGCCGTCTACACCGGCGTCGACCCGGTCGAGGTCACCGGCCGCGGCACCGGCATCAACGACGAGACCCACGCCCGCAAGGTCGAGGTGGTCCGCCGCGCCCTGGAGCTGCACCGGCCCGACCCGGCCGACCCCATCGGTGTCCTCGCCGCGATCGGCGGCCTGGAGCATGCCGCCCTCGTCGGGCTGATCCTCGGCGGCGCCTCGCTGCGCACCCCGGTGATCCTCGACGGGGTGAGCGCCGGCGCCGCGGCACTGGTGGCCCGCGCCATCGCCCCCGAGGCGCTGGCCGCCTGCATCGCCGGCCACCGCAGCGCCGAGCCGGGCCATGTCGCGGCCCTGAACAAGCTGGGCCTGCGCCCGCTGGTCGACCTCGATCTGCGCCTCGGCGAGGGCACCGGCGCCCTGCTGGCGCTCCCCGTGGTGCAGAGCGCCGCCCGCGCCATGCACGAGGTCGCGACCTTCGACTCCGCCGGAGTCACCGAGAAGATCTGAGCGGAGCAGCCACCCGCCCCCGCATGACCCCCGGCCCGCAGCCCCATAGGCTGTGGGCCGGGGCCTTACCCGCCGCCCCGCCGTACCACCTCTCACCAGCCGTTCCAGCGCCGCAGCGGCTGCGCAGGCCGTCGATCCCGCCTCATCCGCACAAGGAGCCGTACCGCCATGGCTGAGCATGCCGCCGAACACGCCGCCTACCCCGTCGGACTGCGGCTGTCCGGCCGCCGGGTGGTCGTCCTCGGGGCCGGGCAGGTCGCCCAGCGCCGGCTGCCTTCGCTTCTCGCCGCGGGCGCCGATGTCCTGCTGATCTCCCCGTCCGCCACCCCGTCCGTCGAGGCGATGGCGGACGCCGGCGAGCTCCGCTGGGAGCGCCGCCGCTACCAGGACGGCGACCTCGCCGACGCCTGGTACGCGCTGATCTCCACCGACGACCCCCGGGCCAACGCCGCCGCGTCCCAGGAGGCCGAGGACCGCCGGGTGTGGTGCGTACGCTCCGACGACGCCGAGGCGGCCACCGCCTGGACCCCGGCCACCGGCCGCAGCGAGGGCGTCACGGTCGCCGTGCTCACCGGCCGCGACCCGCGCCGCTCCGCCGCCGTACGCGACGCCATCGTCGAGGGCCTGCGGGAGGGCAGCATCGCCGCCCCGCACCACCGCCGCCCGCACACCCCGGGCGTGGCCCTGGTCGGCGGCGGCCCCGGCGACCCCGATCTGATCACCGTCCGCGGCCGCCGGCTGCTCGCCGAGGCGGACGTGGTGATCGCCGACCGGCTCGGCCCCCGCGATCTGCTCGCCGAACTCCCCCCGCATGTCGAGGTCATCGACGCCGCCAAGATCCCTTACGGCCGTTTCATGGCACAGGAGGCGATCAACCAGGCGCTGATCGAGCACGCCAAGGCGGGCAAGGCCGTGGTCCGGCTCAAGGGCGGCGACCCGTTCGTCTTCGGCCGCGGCATGGAAGAGGCCCAGGCACTCGCCGACGCCGGTATCCCCTGCACGGTCGTCCCCGGGATCTCCAGCACCATCTCGGTGCCCGGGGCCGCCGGCATCCCCGTCACCCACCGGGGCGTCGCCCACGAGTTCACCGTCGTCAGCGGCCATGTCGCCCCCGACGACGAGCGTTCCCTCGTGGACTGGCCCTCGCTCGCCAGTCTGCGCGGCACCCTCGTCGTCCTGATGGGCGTCGAGAACAGCGGCGCCATCGCCGCCAAGCTCATCGAGCACGGCCGCGCCGGCGACACCCCGGCCGCCGTCATCCAGGAGGGGACCACCGCGGCCCAGCGCCGCGTCGACGCCACCCTCGCCACGCTCGGCGAGACCGTACGGGCCGAGGGCGTGCGCCCCCCGGCGGTCATCGTGATCGGTGAGGTCGTCACCGTCGCCCCCGCTCCTGCCCCCAGGTGACCACCCGCCCCTGCGCGGCATGGAAACCCCGACACCGACAAGGCACTCTCTTTCCGTGGCAGAAATCATCACCGTCGACGATCCGGACGACCCCCGGCTGGCCGACTACACCGGCCTGACCGACGTCGAACTGCGGCGCCGCCGCGAGCCGGCCGAAGGGCTCTTCATCGCCGAGGGCGAGAAGGTCATCCGGCGAGCCCGGCACGCCGGCTACCGGATGCGCTCCATGCTGCTGTCGGCGAAGTGGGTCGATGTCATGCGCGATGTCATCGACGAGGTCCCGGCACCGGTCTACGCCGTCAGCCCGGACCTGGCCGAGCGGGTGACGGGCTATCACGTCCACCGCGGCGCGCTGGCCTCCATGCAGCGCAAGCCGCTGCCGGACGCCACCGAACTCCTCGCCGGGGCCCGGCGCATCGTCGTCAAGGAAGCGGTCGACGACCACACCGACATCGGCGCGATGTTGCCTTTGGGTCTACAAAAGAGTGCAGGTCAGCGCGTCGCCATCTTCGAGGACATCGTTGATCATGCGAATCTGGGGGCTGCCTTCCGCAACGCGGCCGCTCTGGGCTTGGACGCAGTCTTCCTCACGCCACGCTGCGCTGACCCTCTCTACCGGCGGTCCGTGAAGGTGTCGATGGGCGCTGTCTTCCACGTCCCCTGGACCCGGCTGACTTCTTGGCCGAAGGACATCGAGCTCTTCCGGCAGCACGGCTTCGTCACGGCTGCCTTGTGCCTCGGAGAGAAGTCGATCACGATGGACGAACTGGCCGCCCGCCGGTACGAGAAGCTGGCCCTGATGCTCGGCACCGAAGGCGACGGGCTGTCGGTCGACGCCCTGCGCGCGGCAGATGAATGGGTCCGGATCCCGATGGCCGCAGGAGTGGACTCCCTCAACGTCGCCGCAGCCTCCGCCGTGGCCTTCTACGCGACGAGGCTCCGATAAGAACTCGCGCGACCAGGTGCAGGCGTGCCCGTGGCAGCAAGGCAGGCACAGGTCAGCCTGTCCGGGCGAGGGCGCGCAGGGCGTCGAGGGTCTCCCGTTCGTCTTGCTGGTCCCCGTAATCGCTGAGATTCACCATGACGGTCTTGCTCACGGCATCGACAGAGATGTAGTGCCCGTACACGCCGAGGGCGGCGCAATCCTTGCCGTGGCCGCCGGGGGTGCCACCACTGTGCGGAGTAGCCCCAGCCGTCGACTTTGGGGGGCTGAGGTGGCGATGCGCTTGATCCAAGGCCGAACGCGCCCCCGTCCGCACCGAACTCCTCGACGTCCCGGCCAAGTTGACCGAGCATGCCCGCCGCCGTGAGCTCAAGTTCGACCCGGCCTGGCCCACGACCCACCGGGCCGTCGCCGCGTGGGGGCGTATCAGCCCCTGCCAGATCCCGGCTGATCGCCGGCCCGCCGCCCCCACTCACCGGAGGGAGGAGTCCCGCAGCACCCTCGGCCAGTGGAAGCCGACGCCGCACGCGACGACACGCGGCCCACCGACCTGACCAGCAGCGATCACGCCACAGAGCGAACTGTAGGCAATCGGATACCCCAGCCGAACCCCTCACCTCGGCGCGCGCACGTGAATGACCGAGGCTAGATTGACGAAAGAGGGGAAAACCGGCGGCGGCGAGTCGGTTTCATGGCTCATCCCGCGGAACCTTTGATAGGCGCCCGAGAGGGGATCTTTGCCATGGCCAAGGTGCTTTTCATCGTGAGCGGAGCCACCTACTGGGTGTTGAAGGACGGCACGAGGTACGCGACGGGCTACTGGGCCGAGGAGTTCGCGAACCCGTACAAGATCTTGACGGAGGCCGGCCACGAGGTCGTCGTCGCGACGCCGAACGGCGTGACCCCGAACGTCGACATGATGAGCCTGCGCCCCGAGATGGTCGGCGGAAATGACAGCGCCCTCGAGTTGGAGGCCAT belongs to Streptomyces sp. NBC_01454 and includes:
- a CDS encoding TrmH family RNA methyltransferase, translating into MAEIITVDDPDDPRLADYTGLTDVELRRRREPAEGLFIAEGEKVIRRARHAGYRMRSMLLSAKWVDVMRDVIDEVPAPVYAVSPDLAERVTGYHVHRGALASMQRKPLPDATELLAGARRIVVKEAVDDHTDIGAMLPLGLQKSAGQRVAIFEDIVDHANLGAAFRNAAALGLDAVFLTPRCADPLYRRSVKVSMGAVFHVPWTRLTSWPKDIELFRQHGFVTAALCLGEKSITMDELAARRYEKLALMLGTEGDGLSVDALRAADEWVRIPMAAGVDSLNVAAASAVAFYATRLR
- the cobA gene encoding uroporphyrinogen-III C-methyltransferase; this encodes MAEHAAEHAAYPVGLRLSGRRVVVLGAGQVAQRRLPSLLAAGADVLLISPSATPSVEAMADAGELRWERRRYQDGDLADAWYALISTDDPRANAAASQEAEDRRVWCVRSDDAEAATAWTPATGRSEGVTVAVLTGRDPRRSAAVRDAIVEGLREGSIAAPHHRRPHTPGVALVGGGPGDPDLITVRGRRLLAEADVVIADRLGPRDLLAELPPHVEVIDAAKIPYGRFMAQEAINQALIEHAKAGKAVVRLKGGDPFVFGRGMEEAQALADAGIPCTVVPGISSTISVPGAAGIPVTHRGVAHEFTVVSGHVAPDDERSLVDWPSLASLRGTLVVLMGVENSGAIAAKLIEHGRAGDTPAAVIQEGTTAAQRRVDATLATLGETVRAEGVRPPAVIVIGEVVTVAPAPAPR